The Bubalus kerabau isolate K-KA32 ecotype Philippines breed swamp buffalo chromosome X, PCC_UOA_SB_1v2, whole genome shotgun sequence genome has a segment encoding these proteins:
- the CDX4 gene encoding homeobox protein CDX-4 has translation MYRSCLLEKEADMYSSTLRSPAGGGTAGAGATGDGGSPLPASNFAAAPSYAHYMGYPHMPGMDPHGPPLGAWGSPYSPPREDWSVYPGPSSTMGTVPMNDMSSSPAAFSSPEYSNLGPAGGGNSGSSLPTPAGGSLFPIDAGIADESSSRSRHSPYAWMRKTVQVTGKTRTKEKYRVVYTDHQRLELEKEFHCNRYITIRRKSELAVNLGLSERQVKIWFQNRRAKERKMIKKKISQFENSGGSVQSDSGSISPGELPNIFFTTPSAVRGFQPIEIQQVIVSE, from the exons ATGTACAGAAGCTGCCTTTTGGAAAAAGAAGCGGACATGTACTCCAGCACTCTCAGGAGCCCCGCAGGAGGTGGCACCGCCGGGGCTGGTGCCACTGGGGATGGTGGGAGTCCTCTGCCAGCCTCCAACTTCGCAGCGGCCCCCTCTTATGCGCACTACATGGGATATCCACATATGCCTGGTATGGATCCTCACGGGCCACCGCTGGGAGCCTGGGGGTCACCCTATAGTCCCCCTCGTGAAGACTGGAGCGTGTACCCCGGGCCATCCAGTACTATGGGTACGGTCCCCATGAACGACATGAGCTCGAGCCCCGCCGCTTTCAGCTCACCGGAATATAGCAACCTGGGCCCCGCAGGGGGTGGAAACAGCGGTAGCAGCCTGCCAACACCAGCCGGAGGATCACTGTTCCCCATCGACGCCGGCATCGCAGACGAGAGTTCTAGCAGAAGCCGTCACAGCCCCTATGCATGGATGCGCAAGACAGTGCAGGTGACTG GGAAAACCAGGACAAAAGAAAAGTACCGTGTAGTTTACACAGATCATCAAAGGTTGGAGCTGGAGAAAGAATTCCACTGCAATAGATATATCACCATTCGGAGAAAATCAGAGCTTGCAGTCAACTTGGGCCTTTCTGAGAGACAG GTGAAAATCTGGTTTCAAAATCGCAGAGCCAAGGAGAGAAAGatgatcaaaaagaaaatatcccaGTTTGAGAACAGTGGAGGCTCAGTGCAAAGTGACTCTGGCTCCATCAGCCCTGGGGAACTACCTAATATTTTTTTCACCACCCCATCTGCTGTCCGTGGATTTCAGCCTATCGAGATTCAGCAGGTCATAGTCTCTGAATGA